From one uncultured Paludibacter sp. genomic stretch:
- the ispE gene encoding 4-diphosphocytidyl-2-C-methyl-D-erythritol kinase codes for MIVYPNAKINLGLNVVERRSDSYHNIETIFYPIGIQDVLSVEPSETCSDYSFSSSGITVGGDTEDNLIIKAYHLLRSEYEFPPVDISLHKQIPLGAGLGGGSADAAFTLKALNELFELRITAKKLETLAAKLGADCPFFIKNKPVYATGIGNIFSPVKISLKGYWMLLVKPDIHVSTAEAYAGITPTPSEKPLTEQIQLPIAEWKNHIKNDFEKTVFAKQSEIGKLKDKIYDLGALYASMSGSGSSVYGIFTEKPTFEGMFEGSFVACGILD; via the coding sequence ATGATCGTTTATCCAAACGCCAAAATAAATCTCGGACTAAACGTTGTCGAACGTCGTTCGGACAGTTATCACAACATCGAAACTATTTTTTATCCCATTGGAATTCAGGATGTGTTAAGCGTGGAACCTTCCGAAACTTGCAGCGATTACAGTTTTTCATCTTCAGGAATTACCGTTGGAGGCGATACGGAAGATAATTTGATTATCAAAGCATATCATTTGCTCCGTTCCGAATATGAATTTCCTCCGGTAGATATTTCATTGCACAAACAAATTCCGCTTGGCGCAGGATTGGGAGGCGGTTCTGCTGATGCTGCGTTTACGTTGAAAGCGTTGAATGAACTTTTTGAATTGAGAATTACCGCTAAAAAATTGGAAACGCTGGCTGCAAAACTCGGTGCGGATTGTCCTTTCTTTATTAAAAACAAACCGGTTTACGCTACCGGAATCGGGAATATTTTTTCGCCGGTAAAAATTTCACTAAAAGGATATTGGATGCTGCTTGTAAAACCCGATATTCACGTTTCTACCGCTGAAGCGTACGCGGGAATTACACCGACTCCATCAGAAAAACCACTCACAGAACAGATTCAGCTTCCCATTGCGGAATGGAAAAATCATATTAAAAACGATTTTGAAAAAACAGTTTTTGCGAAACAATCGGAAATTGGAAAATTAAAAGATAAAATATATGATTTAGGCGCTTTGTATGCTTCTATGTCAGGTTCGGGTTCATCCGTTTACGGTATTTTCACCGAAAAACCAACGTTTGAAGGAATGTTTGAGGGAAGTTTTGTGGCTTGTGGAATATTGGATTAG
- a CDS encoding hypothetical protein (Evidence 5 : Unknown function) has translation MNQIHTKFIYVLLLPLPFVIAQKVDAVTIIENIAALSKIFLSKLKLLFLPFKIK, from the coding sequence TTGAATCAAATCCACACTAAGTTTATTTATGTTTTACTTTTACCTTTGCCTTTTGTTATTGCCCAAAAAGTAGATGCGGTGACTATAATTGAAAATATCGCAGCTTTAAGCAAGATATTTTTATCAAAACTGAAACTGTTATTTTTACCATTCAAAATCAAATAA
- a CDS encoding conserved hypothetical protein (Evidence 4 : Unknown function but conserved in other organisms): MISEKTLEKLNILADAAKYDVSCASSGTTRGNPNKTLGTAAGWGICHSFTADGRCIALFKILMTNHCIYDCAYCSNRRTNDIKRVAFTPKELAELTIEFYRRNYIEGLFLSSGVIRNPDYTMEQMIGVVKELREVHRFNGYIHMKSIPGASQEYVNKAGMYVDRLSVNIEIPTEESLKKLAPEKDYVSVWKPMKYIKQGILENSEDRKKFRFAPKFVPAGQSTQMIIGATPETDNQILSLASKLYNIDSMKRVYYSGYIHINQNDNRLPMLKQPPLVRENRLYQADWLMRFYNFDVNEIVDENNPTLDLEIDPKVSWALRHPEFFPIDVNIAPYEAILRIPGIGVLSAKKIITARRYGRLTSEQLKKIGVVMKRAKYFIVCKELPINTVNEVKPEYVRKALTENKKKDNAQLSLTFDV, translated from the coding sequence ATGATAAGCGAAAAAACACTGGAAAAACTCAACATTCTTGCCGATGCCGCCAAATACGATGTTTCGTGTGCATCGAGCGGAACTACGCGCGGTAATCCGAACAAAACGCTCGGAACGGCTGCAGGTTGGGGAATTTGCCACAGTTTTACGGCAGACGGAAGATGTATTGCGCTTTTCAAAATTTTGATGACCAACCATTGCATTTACGATTGCGCTTATTGCTCCAATCGACGCACCAACGACATAAAACGGGTAGCTTTTACTCCAAAAGAATTGGCGGAACTAACCATTGAATTTTACCGCCGAAATTACATAGAAGGATTGTTTTTGAGTTCGGGCGTAATTCGTAATCCGGATTACACAATGGAACAAATGATTGGCGTAGTAAAAGAATTGCGTGAAGTTCATCGTTTCAACGGTTACATCCACATGAAAAGCATTCCCGGAGCCAGTCAGGAATATGTGAACAAAGCCGGAATGTATGTGGACAGATTAAGCGTAAACATCGAAATTCCGACCGAAGAAAGTTTGAAAAAACTTGCCCCCGAAAAAGATTATGTAAGCGTTTGGAAACCAATGAAATACATCAAACAGGGGATTTTGGAAAATTCGGAAGACAGGAAAAAATTTCGGTTTGCGCCCAAATTTGTTCCAGCCGGTCAAAGCACGCAAATGATTATTGGCGCCACTCCCGAAACCGATAATCAAATCCTTTCGCTTGCTTCCAAACTATATAATATCGACAGTATGAAACGCGTGTATTATTCGGGCTATATCCATATCAATCAGAATGACAATCGCTTGCCAATGCTGAAACAACCGCCACTTGTACGCGAAAATCGTTTGTATCAGGCAGATTGGTTGATGCGGTTTTATAATTTTGATGTGAACGAAATTGTGGATGAGAATAATCCAACGCTCGATTTGGAAATTGACCCGAAAGTTTCGTGGGCGCTGCGACATCCCGAATTTTTCCCGATTGATGTAAATATCGCACCATACGAAGCAATTTTACGCATTCCGGGAATTGGAGTTTTATCCGCAAAAAAAATTATAACGGCTCGCAGATATGGAAGATTGACTTCGGAACAACTGAAAAAAATAGGCGTAGTTATGAAACGCGCCAAATATTTTATTGTGTGTAAAGAATTACCCATAAACACTGTAAATGAAGTAAAACCGGAATATGTAAGAAAAGCGCTGACTGAAAATAAGAAGAAAGATAATGCTCAGTTGAGTTTAACGTTTGACGTTTGA
- a CDS encoding conserved hypothetical protein (Evidence 4 : Unknown function but conserved in other organisms), with amino-acid sequence MTAFCYDKTFEGLLCCVFFAFETKETPDILLGTDEVKPLFLEKSFTVVTETDKSKRVWKGLEKKISKSACQMLLIVWLSELPEIEMLLFRYICKAFKAPKSIELNFGDTDVLRCAEIFKKVNTSSLKVIQFVRFQKTSDGVYFAPISPDFNVITLVADHFKERYADQQWIIYDTKRKFGLYYDLNKVTEITFTEEPVNKSGKLKEEQMDGEEQLYQQMWKNYFKTMAIKERINPCLQRQHMPVRYWKYLTEMQ; translated from the coding sequence ATGACCGCATTTTGTTACGATAAAACCTTTGAAGGATTGCTTTGCTGTGTGTTTTTTGCATTTGAAACGAAAGAAACGCCCGATATTTTATTGGGAACAGATGAAGTTAAACCGTTGTTTTTAGAAAAATCGTTTACCGTTGTTACCGAAACCGATAAATCGAAACGAGTTTGGAAAGGACTGGAAAAGAAAATTTCCAAATCGGCGTGTCAAATGCTGTTAATCGTTTGGCTTTCAGAACTTCCCGAGATTGAAATGCTGTTATTCAGATATATCTGCAAAGCATTTAAAGCTCCAAAATCTATCGAATTAAATTTTGGAGATACCGATGTACTTCGATGTGCGGAAATTTTCAAAAAAGTAAATACTTCCAGCTTAAAAGTGATTCAATTTGTGCGTTTTCAGAAAACAAGCGATGGAGTTTATTTTGCGCCAATCTCTCCCGATTTTAATGTCATCACACTTGTTGCCGACCATTTCAAAGAACGCTACGCCGACCAGCAATGGATAATTTACGATACAAAACGAAAATTCGGTCTGTATTACGATTTAAATAAAGTTACCGAAATTACCTTTACGGAAGAGCCGGTAAACAAATCGGGAAAATTGAAAGAAGAACAAATGGATGGGGAAGAGCAACTTTACCAGCAAATGTGGAAAAATTACTTTAAAACAATGGCGATAAAAGAACGGATAAATCCGTGCCTTCAACGCCAACACATGCCCGTGCGATATTGGAAATACCTGACCGAAATGCAGTGA
- a CDS encoding Esterase/lipase-like protein — translation MKILKYILFFTLILSVSCGKTPDIDNSTMLDGNQIYDLSLTHPENYLMSVRYPHPTDEQKNVPVIIAAHGYSASTFEWDELRTFADSAKTFNISQVLLGGHGRTYADFKKATWKNWQSSIIREYKKLDSLGYKKIFLAGSSTGCPLIINMVKNRVFRDSFPPKGIFLIDPIIVSSNKMLTMVSVLGPILGYTTTELSTGEQGHWYVYRPQESLKQLMDLIDLTRQDLEKGIGLPEGTFMKTYKSKSDDVADPVSAVMIYKGMRTFEGKRTEVELVDSKLHVFTRLDGREGVTSKDKFLQMKTFKEMEQKMINSN, via the coding sequence ATGAAAATTCTGAAATATATTTTATTTTTTACGCTGATATTATCTGTTTCGTGCGGTAAAACTCCCGACATTGACAATTCCACTATGCTTGATGGCAATCAAATTTATGATTTATCACTTACGCATCCCGAAAATTACTTGATGTCGGTACGTTATCCTCATCCTACCGATGAACAGAAAAATGTACCGGTTATTATTGCCGCTCACGGTTACAGCGCCAGTACTTTTGAGTGGGATGAATTGCGTACTTTTGCCGATAGCGCCAAAACTTTCAATATTTCACAAGTGCTTTTGGGCGGGCACGGCAGAACCTATGCTGATTTTAAAAAAGCCACTTGGAAAAATTGGCAATCTTCCATTATACGTGAATATAAAAAATTGGATAGTTTAGGATATAAAAAGATATTTTTGGCAGGTTCTTCCACAGGTTGTCCGCTAATAATCAATATGGTAAAAAACAGGGTTTTCAGAGATTCTTTTCCACCCAAAGGAATTTTTCTGATAGATCCGATTATTGTTTCGTCCAATAAAATGTTGACGATGGTTTCCGTTCTGGGACCAATTTTGGGTTACACAACCACAGAATTAAGCACCGGTGAACAAGGACATTGGTATGTATACCGTCCTCAGGAATCTTTAAAACAACTTATGGACTTGATAGATTTAACTCGTCAGGATTTGGAAAAAGGAATTGGATTGCCCGAAGGTACCTTTATGAAAACCTATAAAAGTAAATCAGACGACGTTGCCGATCCTGTGAGTGCAGTGATGATTTATAAAGGAATGCGGACTTTTGAAGGCAAAAGAACGGAAGTTGAATTGGTTGATTCCAAATTACATGTTTTCACACGTTTGGATGGAAGAGAAGGGGTAACTTCTAAAGATAAATTTCTGCAGATGAAAACGTTTAAAGAAATGGAACAAAAAATGATAAATAGCAACTAA
- a CDS encoding conserved exported hypothetical protein (Evidence 4 : Unknown function but conserved in other organisms), with translation MRKILLLFTLFWCEGFVNAQFTAHYELNVGVLTQKVQKLYFENGIGGDFTSDFLFNKKIHLKAAYVTSRLGSALGTNAIKQDNFTVGADWHFFPTRRYQIFTGLNTGYFYADYEEEMFKVLPHTSMLFQFESGLMYKFNAPFTASLSFGYNFINGDGVSKPGTLFPVFYQLKVYYRFK, from the coding sequence ATGCGGAAAATTCTTTTATTATTTACTTTGTTTTGGTGCGAAGGATTTGTAAATGCTCAATTTACAGCCCATTACGAGTTGAATGTCGGCGTTTTAACTCAAAAAGTTCAGAAACTATATTTCGAAAATGGAATTGGCGGTGATTTTACATCCGATTTTTTATTCAATAAAAAAATTCATTTAAAAGCCGCTTACGTTACAAGTCGCTTGGGAAGCGCCTTAGGAACAAATGCCATTAAACAGGATAATTTTACGGTAGGCGCCGATTGGCATTTTTTCCCGACTCGGCGTTATCAGATTTTTACAGGATTAAACACCGGATATTTTTATGCCGATTACGAAGAGGAAATGTTTAAAGTGCTTCCTCATACATCTATGCTGTTTCAATTTGAGTCGGGATTGATGTACAAATTTAATGCTCCGTTCACAGCTTCGTTGTCGTTCGGATACAACTTCATTAATGGCGATGGTGTAAGCAAGCCGGGAACACTTTTTCCCGTTTTCTATCAATTAAAAGTGTATTATAGATTTAAATAA
- a CDS encoding DoxX family protein (modular protein): protein MECKTDFNGEKNCPELKDFGLLVFRLIIGIFMLTHGWQKLSNYDTMLQQFPPMLGLSSQVGLSLIIFAEFFCSIALILGLFTRLAVIPLIIGMSVAAFVAHKGMPFSGRELPLLYLGMYVVLLLTGPGRIALDKLIYDKFCPKAKRKTAV from the coding sequence ATGGAATGCAAAACAGATTTTAATGGAGAAAAAAATTGTCCGGAACTGAAAGATTTCGGATTGTTGGTTTTTAGATTGATTATTGGGATTTTTATGCTTACACATGGCTGGCAAAAATTGTCGAATTATGACACTATGTTGCAACAATTTCCTCCAATGTTAGGATTGAGTTCTCAAGTTGGATTATCCTTAATTATTTTTGCCGAATTTTTCTGTTCAATTGCTTTGATTTTGGGATTATTTACCAGATTGGCAGTTATACCTTTGATTATTGGAATGAGCGTGGCTGCTTTTGTAGCACACAAAGGTATGCCTTTTAGCGGTAGAGAATTGCCCTTATTGTATTTAGGAATGTATGTGGTTTTATTACTAACAGGACCCGGAAGAATCGCACTGGATAAGTTAATTTACGATAAGTTTTGTCCGAAGGCAAAACGTAAAACAGCTGTTTAA
- a CDS encoding conserved exported hypothetical protein (Evidence 4 : Unknown function but conserved in other organisms), whose translation MTKSNIAHPTFISCCLFLSFTFIFLQQMAAQPSGGPYGPVFQTYELPKTANTIYYVSPNGSNTQTGSTIDQPTTLEKAIEKAVTGDVIILRGGTYRTGNLVLNQGITLQPFGAERPVLKGTYVAQNWKDLKNGLWVTKWDHFFPSKPDTWWNRSKYARICPMHLFNNDMVFVNGQFLQSVGQEKDVNENTYYIDYESGLVYIGVNPQDKLVEITAFNSALHRVTGECNGKTSDKKGFTLKGIDLTQYAYCAVEVDGKEPEGIMNESEFGKDVVGTTIEDCSITFCSRVAAYLRGDKLTMRNCKISDTSTEGIYIIASNDVLLEKNIFARNNIENIVGYFPAAVKIFNQTHRVTCYDNLITDLPESNGVWYDVGNVDGKFINNWVENVGNGSIQFNKYQPWPSQNGFFFEISKNVVCAGNVFVNCDHGIFVLNSTGAEIYNNTLVNSAVTIGRNDRSPANDGTFGWHSGTGPDVDKRTNHVFANNLLFGNENLKYPLLIVWQPDTLYQKNYKPQLEKIDNNVFARTSLCHITPTIFWTRATNKESSGEFLQIDNLRNLYGEFGENNHLYTDITIFKSVELKNFEPIKSFDGNKYSGIIPADIMKTMNIQKKNIKYVGAYPPSN comes from the coding sequence ATGACAAAATCAAACATTGCACACCCAACTTTTATTTCTTGCTGCCTGTTTTTATCTTTTACATTCATTTTTTTGCAACAAATGGCAGCACAACCTTCAGGCGGTCCTTATGGTCCTGTTTTTCAAACGTATGAACTCCCAAAAACAGCGAATACAATTTATTATGTTTCCCCGAACGGAAGTAATACTCAAACCGGAAGCACAATAGACCAACCTACAACTCTTGAGAAAGCTATTGAAAAAGCAGTAACAGGAGACGTTATTATTTTACGCGGAGGAACATATCGTACCGGAAACCTTGTTTTAAATCAAGGAATTACTTTACAACCTTTTGGCGCAGAACGTCCCGTGTTAAAAGGAACTTATGTGGCGCAAAACTGGAAAGACCTGAAAAATGGTTTATGGGTTACAAAATGGGATCATTTTTTCCCCTCGAAACCTGACACGTGGTGGAACCGTTCTAAATATGCAAGAATATGCCCAATGCATCTTTTCAACAACGATATGGTATTTGTTAACGGACAATTTCTGCAATCAGTTGGACAAGAAAAGGATGTGAATGAAAACACATATTACATCGATTATGAATCGGGATTGGTTTATATTGGCGTGAATCCCCAAGACAAATTGGTGGAAATAACCGCTTTTAATTCAGCTTTACACAGAGTAACAGGAGAATGTAACGGTAAAACTTCCGACAAAAAAGGTTTTACGCTGAAAGGAATTGATTTAACTCAGTATGCATATTGCGCCGTAGAAGTGGACGGAAAAGAACCCGAAGGAATTATGAATGAAAGTGAATTTGGTAAAGATGTGGTTGGAACCACCATTGAAGATTGCAGCATCACTTTTTGTTCGAGAGTAGCCGCTTATTTGCGGGGAGATAAACTCACGATGCGAAACTGCAAAATAAGCGATACCAGTACAGAAGGAATTTACATTATCGCCTCAAATGATGTTTTGCTCGAAAAAAACATCTTTGCACGCAACAACATTGAAAACATTGTCGGATATTTCCCTGCGGCGGTAAAAATTTTCAATCAAACACATCGTGTTACGTGTTATGACAATTTAATAACAGATTTACCCGAGTCAAACGGCGTGTGGTACGATGTTGGAAATGTTGACGGAAAGTTTATCAACAATTGGGTGGAAAACGTAGGAAACGGCAGTATTCAGTTTAATAAATATCAACCATGGCCCAGCCAAAATGGTTTCTTTTTTGAAATTTCTAAAAATGTAGTTTGTGCGGGAAATGTTTTCGTTAATTGCGACCATGGAATATTTGTTTTGAATAGCACAGGAGCAGAAATTTATAATAACACACTGGTAAATAGCGCCGTTACCATCGGAAGAAACGATCGTAGTCCCGCTAACGATGGCACTTTCGGCTGGCATTCAGGAACAGGACCCGACGTTGATAAACGCACTAATCATGTTTTTGCCAATAATCTGCTTTTTGGTAACGAAAATTTGAAATATCCGCTTTTAATAGTATGGCAACCCGATACTTTGTATCAAAAAAACTATAAACCCCAGCTTGAGAAAATTGACAACAATGTGTTTGCAAGAACCTCGTTATGCCACATTACTCCAACCATATTTTGGACAAGAGCTACTAACAAAGAAAGTTCGGGGGAATTTCTTCAAATCGATAATTTACGAAATTTGTATGGAGAATTTGGAGAAAATAACCATCTATACACAGACATAACCATTTTCAAAAGTGTAGAATTGAAAAATTTTGAACCTATAAAGTCATTTGACGGAAATAAATACAGCGGTATAATTCCAGCCGATATTATGAAGACAATGAACATTCAAAAGAAAAATATTAAATATGTTGGGGCGTATCCGCCATCGAACTAA
- the gyrA gene encoding DNA gyrase subunit A: protein MIENNDRIIKVNIDDEMKSSYIDYSMSVIVSRALPDVRDGLKPVHRRVLFGMNELGNNSDKPYKKAARIVGEVMGKYHPHGDSSIYGTLVRMAQPWSMRYTLVDGQGNFGSVDGDNAAAMRYTEARLKKIAEEMLVDIEKETVDFQLNFDDTLKEPNVLPSRIPNLIINGSSGIAVGMATNMAPHNLSETIDATIAFIDNHDIEIPELIKYIKAPDFPTGGIIYGYAGVKEAFETGRGRIVIRSRAEIETDSSGKEKIIVSEIPYMVNKSELIKAIATMVNEKKLEGISNINDESDRDGMRIVIDIKRDANASVVLNKLFKYSAMQSSFSVNNIALVNGRPRLLNIKDLIRYFVDHRHEVVTRRTQYELAEAEKRAHLLEGFMIILDNLDEAIQIIRDSKTPDEARTRLMERFGLSEIQSRAVVEMRLRQLTGMEQDKLRAEYEETLKLIEHLKEILANLSLRMQIIKDELLDIKARYGDERKSEIVYASEEFNPEDFYADDEMIITISHLGYIKRTALTEFKAQGRGGVGSKGSDSRDEDFIEYIYPASMHNTMLFFTQKGKCYWLKVYEIPEGTKSSKGRAIQNLLNINSDDKVNAFIRIKGLDDAEYINSHYLIFGTKNGIIKKTVLEAYSRPRQNGVNAITIREDDQVIQVRLTDGNSEVIMANRNGRAIRFPESKVRPMGRTATGVIGMTLDNDGMDEVVGMICVTPEEKENILVVSQQGYGKRSDLEDYRVTNRGGKGVKTINITEKTGKLVTIKAVNDSNDLMIINKSGITIRTKVADLRVMGRATQGVRIINLEKRNDEIASVCKVQSQEEEILEEAIENNNEIVEVEIEGQIEKSEVNETEEVQENEE, encoded by the coding sequence ATGATAGAGAATAACGACAGAATTATTAAAGTGAATATTGACGACGAAATGAAGTCGTCTTACATTGATTACTCCATGTCAGTAATTGTTTCGCGTGCGCTTCCCGATGTACGTGACGGATTAAAACCTGTACACCGCCGCGTGCTTTTCGGAATGAATGAGCTTGGGAACAACTCTGACAAACCATATAAAAAAGCTGCAAGAATTGTAGGGGAAGTGATGGGTAAGTATCACCCTCACGGCGACTCTTCCATTTATGGAACTTTAGTGCGTATGGCTCAACCCTGGTCAATGCGTTATACGCTTGTTGACGGACAAGGAAATTTCGGTTCGGTTGACGGAGATAACGCAGCTGCAATGCGTTATACTGAAGCTCGTCTTAAGAAAATTGCCGAAGAAATGTTGGTGGATATTGAAAAAGAAACGGTTGATTTTCAGCTCAATTTCGACGACACATTAAAGGAACCTAATGTACTTCCATCTCGCATTCCTAATTTAATCATCAACGGTTCTTCCGGAATTGCAGTAGGGATGGCTACAAATATGGCTCCGCACAATCTTTCTGAAACTATTGATGCTACTATTGCTTTCATCGATAATCATGATATTGAAATTCCGGAACTGATAAAATACATCAAAGCGCCTGATTTTCCTACAGGAGGAATAATTTACGGTTATGCCGGAGTAAAAGAAGCATTTGAAACAGGACGCGGAAGAATTGTCATCCGTTCTCGTGCCGAAATTGAAACAGACAGTTCTGGCAAAGAAAAAATCATTGTCAGCGAAATTCCGTATATGGTAAATAAATCGGAATTAATAAAAGCCATTGCGACAATGGTGAATGAAAAGAAACTGGAAGGAATTTCGAACATCAACGATGAATCAGACCGGGATGGAATGCGCATTGTAATTGATATTAAACGAGATGCAAATGCAAGCGTTGTTCTCAACAAATTATTCAAATATTCGGCAATGCAATCTTCCTTCAGCGTAAATAATATTGCATTGGTAAACGGACGTCCAAGATTGCTGAATATTAAAGACCTTATTAGATATTTTGTTGACCACCGCCACGAAGTTGTTACACGCCGCACGCAATATGAATTGGCTGAAGCTGAAAAACGCGCTCACTTATTGGAAGGGTTTATGATTATACTTGATAATTTGGATGAAGCCATTCAAATTATCCGTGATTCTAAAACTCCCGATGAAGCTCGCACACGTTTGATGGAACGTTTTGGTTTGTCTGAAATTCAATCTCGCGCCGTAGTTGAAATGCGCCTGCGTCAACTTACCGGAATGGAGCAAGACAAACTTCGCGCCGAGTATGAAGAAACACTTAAATTAATAGAACATTTGAAAGAAATTCTTGCCAATTTAAGTTTACGTATGCAGATTATTAAAGATGAACTGCTTGACATTAAAGCCCGATATGGCGATGAACGCAAAAGCGAAATCGTTTACGCATCTGAAGAATTTAATCCGGAAGATTTCTATGCCGATGATGAAATGATTATTACTATTTCACACCTTGGTTACATTAAACGAACTGCTTTAACCGAATTTAAAGCACAAGGACGAGGCGGTGTTGGTTCTAAAGGAAGTGATTCACGCGACGAAGATTTTATAGAATACATCTATCCTGCTTCGATGCACAATACGATGCTTTTCTTTACCCAAAAAGGAAAATGCTACTGGTTAAAAGTGTATGAAATTCCTGAAGGAACAAAAAGTTCAAAAGGTCGCGCCATACAAAATTTATTAAATATTAATTCTGATGATAAAGTAAACGCCTTCATTCGAATTAAAGGATTAGACGATGCTGAGTATATTAATTCCCATTACTTAATTTTTGGCACGAAAAATGGTATAATAAAGAAAACGGTACTTGAAGCATACTCACGTCCACGCCAAAACGGTGTTAATGCCATTACAATCCGCGAAGATGACCAAGTGATACAAGTTCGTCTCACAGATGGAAACTCCGAAGTAATTATGGCAAATCGTAACGGACGAGCTATTCGTTTCCCCGAAAGTAAAGTAAGACCAATGGGACGAACAGCAACGGGCGTAATAGGAATGACATTGGACAATGATGGAATGGACGAAGTTGTTGGTATGATTTGTGTAACACCCGAAGAAAAAGAAAATATTTTAGTAGTTTCGCAACAAGGTTATGGGAAACGTTCCGACTTAGAAGATTACCGCGTAACAAACCGCGGAGGAAAAGGTGTAAAAACGATTAACATTACCGAAAAAACAGGTAAATTAGTAACCATAAAAGCCGTAAATGACAGTAATGACTTGATGATTATTAATAAATCGGGCATCACCATCCGGACTAAAGTAGCCGATTTACGTGTAATGGGACGTGCTACACAAGGTGTGCGTATTATTAATCTTGAAAAACGAAACGACGAAATTGCTTCGGTTTGTAAAGTTCAATCGCAAGAAGAAGAAATTTTGGAAGAAGCTATTGAAAACAACAATGAAATTGTAGAAGTAGAAATAGAAGGACAAATAGAAAAGAGTGAAGTTAATGAGACGGAAGAAGTCCAAGAAAACGAAGAATAA